The Halopseudomonas sabulinigri genome window below encodes:
- the ccoO gene encoding cytochrome-c oxidase, cbb3-type subunit II → MKMHETVEKNLGLMVVLMVIAISFGGLVQIVPLFFQPETTQPVEGLRPYTALELEGRDLYIREGCVGCHSQMIRPFRAETERYGHYSVAGESVWEHPFLWGSKRTGPDLARVGKRYSDDWHRAHLINPRDVVPESKMPAFPWLQDNVLDGKYTAKKMEVLRGMGVPYTDEDIAGAKEAVEGVSEMDAIIAYLQHLGTVLSDR, encoded by the coding sequence ATGAAAATGCATGAAACCGTAGAAAAGAACCTGGGCCTGATGGTCGTGCTGATGGTTATCGCCATCAGCTTCGGCGGCCTGGTCCAGATCGTCCCGCTGTTTTTCCAGCCGGAAACCACCCAGCCGGTAGAGGGCCTGCGCCCTTACACTGCCCTGGAACTGGAAGGTCGTGACCTGTACATCCGTGAAGGCTGCGTTGGCTGCCACTCGCAGATGATTCGTCCTTTCCGTGCCGAGACAGAGCGCTACGGCCATTACTCGGTCGCCGGTGAAAGCGTTTGGGAACACCCCTTCCTGTGGGGCTCCAAGCGTACCGGTCCGGATCTGGCCCGTGTCGGCAAGCGTTACTCCGACGATTGGCACCGTGCTCACCTGATCAACCCGCGTGACGTGGTGCCGGAATCCAAGATGCCCGCCTTCCCCTGGCTGCAGGACAACGTCCTCGATGGCAAGTACACCGCCAAGAAGATGGAAGTGCTGCGTGGAATGGGCGTGCCTTACACTGACGAAGACATCGCTGGTGCCAAGGAAGCGGTTGAGGGAGTGTCCGAAATGGACGCCATCATCGCCTACCTGCAGCACCTCGGCACTGTCCTTTCGGATCGGTAA
- the ccoP gene encoding cytochrome-c oxidase, cbb3-type subunit III, whose amino-acid sequence MTNFWSGYIVVLTLTCLGLILWLLLATRKGQRPEQTDEKVGHSFDGIEEYDNPLPRWWFVLFVATMVFAAFYLFLYPGLGKWPGYLEWTSVKEYQAEVAKAEEQFAPIFAKYREMPVEEVAKDRDATRIGQRLFATNCSVCHGSDARGAFGFPNLTDNDWLYGGDPETIKTTLRGGRQAAMPAWLNVIGESGVRNVSGYVRSLSGLETEGVDLVAGAETFTNTCVACHGADGKGNHQMGAPNLTDDIWLYGSSFLQVQQTVRYGRNGHMPSQAHLGEDKIHMLASYIYSLSHQQDEQ is encoded by the coding sequence ATGACTAATTTCTGGAGCGGGTACATTGTTGTCCTGACCCTGACCTGCCTGGGCCTGATCCTGTGGTTGCTGCTGGCCACGCGCAAGGGTCAGCGTCCGGAGCAAACCGACGAGAAAGTCGGCCATAGCTTTGACGGTATTGAAGAGTACGATAACCCCCTGCCCCGCTGGTGGTTTGTACTCTTCGTCGCCACCATGGTATTTGCTGCCTTCTATCTGTTCCTGTATCCGGGCCTGGGCAAATGGCCCGGTTACCTGGAGTGGACTTCAGTCAAGGAATATCAGGCTGAAGTCGCCAAGGCAGAAGAGCAGTTTGCTCCGATTTTCGCCAAATACCGCGAAATGCCGGTGGAAGAAGTAGCCAAGGATCGCGATGCCACCCGCATTGGCCAGCGTCTGTTTGCCACCAATTGCTCGGTCTGCCACGGCTCCGACGCGCGCGGTGCATTCGGCTTCCCCAACCTGACCGACAACGATTGGCTGTACGGCGGCGACCCGGAAACCATCAAGACCACACTGCGCGGCGGTCGTCAGGCAGCCATGCCTGCCTGGCTCAACGTAATTGGTGAGTCCGGTGTGCGCAACGTCTCTGGCTATGTTCGCAGCCTGTCTGGTCTGGAAACAGAAGGCGTTGATCTGGTTGCCGGTGCCGAAACCTTCACCAATACCTGTGTGGCCTGTCACGGCGCAGACGGTAAGGGCAACCATCAGATGGGCGCGCCGAACCTGACCGACGATATCTGGCTGTACGGTTCCAGCTTCCTGCAGGTTCAGCAGACCGTGCGCTACGGCCGTAACGGTCACATGCCGTCGCAGGCGCATCTGGGTGAAGACAAGATCCACATGCTGGCCTCCTACATCTACAGCCTGTCCCATCAGCAGGACGAGCAGTAA
- a CDS encoding cbb3-type cytochrome oxidase subunit 3: MDINTLRGLGTIFAMVAFIGVVIWAYSSYKKKDFDEAAQLPFLDDDDAKATEEQQDDARSNK, translated from the coding sequence ATGGATATCAACACTCTCCGCGGCCTGGGCACCATCTTTGCCATGGTGGCCTTCATTGGTGTCGTGATATGGGCTTACAGCTCATACAAGAAGAAAGACTTCGACGAAGCAGCGCAACTGCCCTTCCTCGATGACGACGACGCCAAGGCCACGGAAGAGCAGCAAGATGATGCTAGGAGTAACAAGTAA